AAGCAAACTAGATGGTGATATCAACGCTAAGAAAGCTGAGCTGCAGAAGCTTACGGAAGGTGTTGTATTGAAACAGCAAGAGCCTAAGAAACTTGGTGCAGGCTATTGGTCTGTAGGAAAAGATATTCCTGCAGGTAGATATAAGATAACTGGTAAGAGCAACCTCTTTGTATATAGTTCATCTGGAGGTACAAAGGTGAATGTGATTTTAGGTGAAGGAGACTTTGGACTAGAAAGTTATGTGGTTGCTATAGTCGATGGAGATATTATCGATACTCGCGGCGGTGCTACATTTCAAGCGATTCAATAATTGTGATCAGGAGAGTAGTCTCGTGGCTACCAATAGCTTACACTGAACGATATAAATCCTACGTAATGTGACTGTACCTCTTTTTCATGTTCTAGACAAAACAAAACGCTACTTATATTTATAGCTATCAATTTAACCTAAATAAGCCAGATGTTTTTCGACATCTGGCTTATTTGGGCATTCATTTTATGTTGGTATTTTACAATTATATACAGTAGTTGATGTGGTGAGCTGTACCATAAATAAGTGAGGTTTAACGAGGGTATATTTAAAAGTACACGATGATTATCAGAATAAAAAAGGATAGTCGAAGGAATCGTCATGTAAAAAAAGCTTCTTTTTTTAGTAGTTACTCATTATGAAATCGTCCCCTTAATAAATTTCTTAATATATACTATTCATTGTTTACAAACCTTGTACTATGAAAGGATAGGTGGTAATGGGGATGAGGACAGGGGTTGAAAGTTCCGACAAAAAAGCTGCTCTCAATGTAATATATATTGTTCTAGATGATGTGGGTTACTCGGCTTTAGGTTGCTTTGGTTCAGAGATTGAAACGCCTAATATTGATTCGTTAGCGGAAAACGGTCTGCGGTACAATAACTTTAATGTAACTCCTTTGTGTTCTCCTACTCGCGCTTGTCTTCTAACAGGTCGTAACTGCCACTCGGTCGGGGTCGGGTTAATAACTGAAGTAGACTTTGGACCTCAATACCCGAATAAACGAGGGAGAATTTCAGATACTGCTGCTACTTTAGCTGAGATCTTAAAGCTGAATGGGATGGCTACATATATGGTTGGAAAATGGCATCTCGTTCCTGGTCATGAAGTGGCATCAAGTGGTCCTTTTGAAAATTGGCCACTTTCAAAAGGATTTCAACGATATTATGGCTTTTTATTAGCTAAGACTGATCAGTATGCGCCGGATTTAGTATACGATAATCATCGTGTACAGAAGCCTGATAAATCAAATTATCATTTATCAGAGGATCTGGTTGATAAAACGCTGGAATTTTTGATTGATCATACTTCTGTTACTCCAGACCGTCCCTTCTTTCTGTATTTAGCCTTCGGGGCACAGCATGAGCCTCATCAAGTACCAAGAGAATTTATAGAGAAATATAAGGGAGTTTACGATAAAGGATGGGATGAGATAAGGGAAGAGCGATTTGAGCGACAGAAGGAGATGGGAGTCATTCCGCCTTATACAGAACTCGTTGAACGCAATCCAGGGATTAAGCCATGGGACGAACTGACAACGAAAGAAAAAGAACTGTTTATCAAATTTCAACAGACCTATGCTGGCTTTCTAACACACACTGATCAGCAAATTGGCAGACTGCTCTATTTTTTAAAATCAAAAAACAAGTTAGATAACACCATAATTGTTTTACTTTCTGATAACGGAGGTAGTCAAGAAGGAAGCTGGAATGGTTCTATTAATGATTCTGCATACTTAAATGGAATCCAGGAAAGTGTGGATATGATGTTTGATCATATAGATGAAATAGGAGGACCTTTCACGAGCCCCAATTATCCTAAAGGATGGGCGCAAGCTTGTAATACACCTTTTAAATATTATAAGCAAAATACCTTTTTTGGAGGGACACATGTTCCCCTCATCATTCAATGTCCTCAAAGTATTCCAGACCCTGGATCAATTCGCTCCCAATTTTATCATGCTATTGATATTACTCCTACTATACTAGACCTCCTAGATATTGAGGCTCCTGGGGTGTATGAAGGTGTTCCGCAGATGCCGCTTCATGGTATAAGTATGCTAGATACATTTACAGAACCGAATGTCCCATCAAAGAGAAAAACACAGTACTTTGAAATGCTCGGACACCGGGCTATTTGGCAAGATGGATGGGTTGCCGTTACTTATCATGAAACAGGTATACCTTTTAATGAAGATCATTGGGAGTTATACAATGTAAACCAAGATTTTTCGCAAAAGTATAATCTAGCAAAAAAATATCCAAGGAAATTAAAAGAGCTTCAAACGATATGGTGGGAGGAAGCTAAGAAGTACGGTGTTTTACCATTAAATTATAATCCGTTTAGGAAAGGGTATGAAGGCTTGCAGGAAGGGAGAACAATATTTATCTTCTATCCTGGAATGGCTCATTTGCCATCAAGCACTGCTCCAAAAGTAACATTTTCTTCTTATTCAATTACAGTTCCAATCTTTCGTTCAAGTCGTACAACAGAAGGTGTATTGATTGCTCATGGAAGCTATTCAAGTGGTTATACAATATATATAAAAGATAACTACCTATTTTATGAATATAATTACGTTGGCACTGTCTATAAAATTCAATCTTCTGCCCAAGTACCTGTTGGATATTCAACTATACGATTTGAATTTAAAAAAGAACTATTAAATCAAGGAACGGGTATTCTTTATATCAATGATCAGCAGGTTGGCACACTTTATATGCCTCGTACATTACCATTTCTTATTTCTGCTGAGGGATTAGATATAGGCCGGGATCGATTAACAGCCGTGAGCTCTAACTACCCAGTGCCGGAATTTCCGTTTAGTGGACAAATCGAGAGAGTGGTCATTGAACTGCATGATGACCAAGAATATAGCCAGTTTTTTAAACAGAACAAAAGAGATTCCATCCATATTAATATAAATGGGAAAATTATTTCTCGTTAAATGACCTGTGAAGATTGGAAGTATCCATTTAGAGGAAAGAGGTAATGGAATGGGTAGGTGCAACAGTTTTCATATTCTGGTGAAACCAACGGGTCCGATATGTAACCTGGATTGTAAGTACTGTTATTATACTGAAAAGGAAATTTATTTTCCTAATGAGCATTCCTTTCGAATGTCTGATTCTGTTTTAGAGTCGTATATTAAACAGTATATCGCCTCCCAAGACACGCAAGAAATTGTCTTTGCTTGGCAGGGAGGGGAACCAACATTAATGGGATTAGATTTCTTTCATAAGGCTATATCTCTTCAAAACAAGTATGCGGACGGTAAACAAATCACAAATACGATTCAAACGAATGGAACATTATTAAATGATCGTTGGTGTGAATTCTTTTCAGTTCATCATTTTTTGGTTGGTCTAAGTTTAGATGGACCCGAGCATATTCATGATATGTACCGAATTGATCGCGGGGGGAAACCCACATTTGAATTGGTAATGAAGACAATTGTCATGTTAAAGAAACATGGCGTAGAATTTAACATACTTACTTGTGTTACGAGACATTCCTCTTATAGACCTCTAGAAATCTATCGTTTTTTTAAGCAGCAAGGCATTCAATATATACAGTTTATCCCTATTGTAGAAAGAGAGGTGAATCAAGGAGCGGCAGAGCTGTCTCTGCGTCATGCAACTCCTCCTTCTCTATGTAAGGAAGAAGCGCAACAGACAGTAACTCCTTGGACAGTAGAACCAGAAATGTATGGAGAGTTTCTAATTCAAATATTCACTGAGTGGGTGCAGCATGATGTAGGGACGATTTATGTTATGAATTTTGAATGGGCATTAGCTTCCTGGATCGGAATTCCGTCACCAGTCTGTATTTTTGCAAAAGAGTGTGGTAGAGCGGTCGCTATGGAACATAATGGTGATCTGTTTTCTTGTGATCATTACGTTTATCCTGAATATCGATTAGGAAATATTACAGACGGATTAGTAAATATGATAAATTCCCCATCACAGCTTGCCTTTGGTAAGAAGAAGCGAGATACACTGCCCTTAGTGTGTAGAAATTGCGAGGTTCGATTCGCTTGTCATGGTGAATGTCCTAAAAATAGATTTCTAGTTTCAAATCAAAATGAGCCAGGATTAAATTATCTATGTGCATCCTATAAGAAATATTTTAAGCATATTAACCCTTATATGAAAATGATGAAACAGCTGTTACAAGATGGCTTCCCTGCTTCCTATATAAAAGAAATAATTATGGATCAAGGAGGTCTTTCGAAAATCTAAAATAGGATATTTCTAATTTTTTGAAACCGTTGGGACTTTAATTACTTTAGTTGATCCAATTATCTAATACGAAATATGTTAGTTTATATTCACGAATGATATCTTTTTGGATGGGTATTTACGCTGAAGCAGCAAGAATTTGTTGTTTTTTGCGCATTGATTTGATTTTTTATGGAAAGATATGTTAGTAGGTATGCGATTTGAACGCTCTATTTTTTAGAGTATGAAAGGAGGAGTACGCATATGGAGGAAATTGAAGTAGGCGAAATTTTTACCCTTAGCGATGAGAGTGATCAGGAGCAGGAAGTTGAAGTGCTGGGAACGATGAATGTCGAAGGAGCAGAATACATTGCTGTCGGCTTTGTAGAGGACCTTCAAAAGGAAACAGATGAAGACATTGATATCTTCTTTTTAAGAGTAGAAGATGATGGTGAATTGTCATACATCGAGAGTGACAAGGAGTTTGAAAAAGTGTCTGCTGCGTTTGAGGAAATGATGGATGAGCAAGATTAATATTGGTTGGACAGAAGAGAGGGATAAATATATGCCCTCTCTTTGTGTATATATGGTTGAAAAATATTTCCTAAATGGCTAAATCAACGAATAAATCATCGCATAAAAATAGCGTTCTACCAATTGGTAGAACGCTATTTTACCGTATTTTATGACCCCGGAGAGGCTCGAACTCACGACCTCCACCCTGTCAAGGGAACCTTTCAGTTAACTGTAGAGGTTTAGGATCAGTAAAACTTATATGTATCAAGGCTCTCAAGTTATTATCTTCATTGAGAACCACTTCAATTAGAGTTTCTTACGGAAAATACTAAAGGAGTTATATTCAT
This sequence is a window from Bacillus pseudomycoides DSM 12442. Protein-coding genes within it:
- a CDS encoding anaerobic sulfatase maturase gives rise to the protein MGRCNSFHILVKPTGPICNLDCKYCYYTEKEIYFPNEHSFRMSDSVLESYIKQYIASQDTQEIVFAWQGGEPTLMGLDFFHKAISLQNKYADGKQITNTIQTNGTLLNDRWCEFFSVHHFLVGLSLDGPEHIHDMYRIDRGGKPTFELVMKTIVMLKKHGVEFNILTCVTRHSSYRPLEIYRFFKQQGIQYIQFIPIVEREVNQGAAELSLRHATPPSLCKEEAQQTVTPWTVEPEMYGEFLIQIFTEWVQHDVGTIYVMNFEWALASWIGIPSPVCIFAKECGRAVAMEHNGDLFSCDHYVYPEYRLGNITDGLVNMINSPSQLAFGKKKRDTLPLVCRNCEVRFACHGECPKNRFLVSNQNEPGLNYLCASYKKYFKHINPYMKMMKQLLQDGFPASYIKEIIMDQGGLSKI
- a CDS encoding DUF1292 domain-containing protein; translation: MEEIEVGEIFTLSDESDQEQEVEVLGTMNVEGAEYIAVGFVEDLQKETDEDIDIFFLRVEDDGELSYIESDKEFEKVSAAFEEMMDEQD
- a CDS encoding arylsulfatase, which encodes MRTGVESSDKKAALNVIYIVLDDVGYSALGCFGSEIETPNIDSLAENGLRYNNFNVTPLCSPTRACLLTGRNCHSVGVGLITEVDFGPQYPNKRGRISDTAATLAEILKLNGMATYMVGKWHLVPGHEVASSGPFENWPLSKGFQRYYGFLLAKTDQYAPDLVYDNHRVQKPDKSNYHLSEDLVDKTLEFLIDHTSVTPDRPFFLYLAFGAQHEPHQVPREFIEKYKGVYDKGWDEIREERFERQKEMGVIPPYTELVERNPGIKPWDELTTKEKELFIKFQQTYAGFLTHTDQQIGRLLYFLKSKNKLDNTIIVLLSDNGGSQEGSWNGSINDSAYLNGIQESVDMMFDHIDEIGGPFTSPNYPKGWAQACNTPFKYYKQNTFFGGTHVPLIIQCPQSIPDPGSIRSQFYHAIDITPTILDLLDIEAPGVYEGVPQMPLHGISMLDTFTEPNVPSKRKTQYFEMLGHRAIWQDGWVAVTYHETGIPFNEDHWELYNVNQDFSQKYNLAKKYPRKLKELQTIWWEEAKKYGVLPLNYNPFRKGYEGLQEGRTIFIFYPGMAHLPSSTAPKVTFSSYSITVPIFRSSRTTEGVLIAHGSYSSGYTIYIKDNYLFYEYNYVGTVYKIQSSAQVPVGYSTIRFEFKKELLNQGTGILYINDQQVGTLYMPRTLPFLISAEGLDIGRDRLTAVSSNYPVPEFPFSGQIERVVIELHDDQEYSQFFKQNKRDSIHININGKIISR